A stretch of the Argentina anserina chromosome 6, drPotAnse1.1, whole genome shotgun sequence genome encodes the following:
- the LOC126800361 gene encoding uncharacterized protein LOC126800361: MVVFCFLVDQTKKVRGSKPAAGICSRCGGGASVADMKTATRFCYVPFYWKSWRAIICTFCGAVLRSYS; the protein is encoded by the coding sequence ATGGTGGTCTTTTGCTTTCTGGTGGATCAGACTAAGAAAGTGCGAGGGAGCAAGCCGGCAGCCGGAATATGCTCGCGGTGCGGTGGTGGAGCTAGCGTCGCCGATATGAAAACTGCTACCAGATTTTGTTACGTGCCGTTTTATTGGAAGTCTTGGAGAGCCATTATCTGCACTTTCTGCGGAGCAGTACTTCGATCTTACTCATAA
- the LOC126797343 gene encoding uncharacterized protein LOC126797343: protein MIGSIDCMHWEWKNCPIAWAGAFSGQKGRPTIILEAVASYDTHIWHAFFRTPGAQNDLNVLGASNVFERVIGGTAPMVQFEVNNKRYTNGYYLADGIYLRWSTFVKTISNPRTDEDKHFSKKQEAYRKDVERYFGILQSRWAMLRHGARLFKLEDLRFIMISCIILHNMIVHDEFVEEEFVESEEEDLMNPSIATIYDRPVDPETGEPIPFKPAETNGQNLK from the coding sequence ATGATTGGAAGCATCGATTGTATGCATTGGGAGTGGAAAAATTGTCCAATCGCTTGGGCTGGAGCTTTCTCGGGTCAGAAGGGTAGACCAACTATTATTCTAGAAGCAGTGGCATCTTACGACACACACATATGGCACGCTTTCTTCAGAACTCCGGGAGCTCAAAATGACCTGAACGTTCTTGGTGCGTCTAATGTGTTCGAGCGGGTCATAGGTGGAACTGCTCCTATGGTCCAGTTTGAAGTCAACAACAAAAGGTACACCAATGGTTACTACCTTGCTGATGGAATATACCTGAGGTGGTCGACTTTTGTTAAAACAATATCGAACCCCAGAACAGATGAAGATAAACACTTTTCCAAAAAACAAGAGGCTTATCGAAAAGATGTGGAGCGGTATTTTGGAATTCTCCAATCTCGATGGGCTATGTTGCGTCATGGTGCTAGGTTGTTTAAACTAGAAGATCTTCGATTCATCATGATAAGTTGTATCATTTTGCATAATATGATTGTGCATGATGAGTTTGTTGAGGAAGAATTTGTGGAgtctgaagaagaagatctaATGAATCCATCAATAGCTACTATCTACGATAGACCTGTGGATCCTGAAACTGGAGAACCCATTCCTTTCAAACCAGCCGAGACAAATGGACAAAATCTTAAGTAG
- the LOC126800352 gene encoding uncharacterized protein LOC126800352 produces MVGFTSDPNLDQASNLKLSKDPPPDPRPAVDLSFVDSLLDFDSIESWFRDFPNPDMDCVSGTLKSEAAEVGSGGQSVTGSDPIGSVVENSEVSCCIEEELGKVSLVGDKEESLVVGSVNGAVSEVFEAKIEAVERKMESKSESESSSAAASSSSSSSSSSSEEEEEEEEEEEEEEESESEDMDEEKEKEGRGNVMAEAVKEGGEKGCELEEGEISGAEQEGEGSGDEGDEEDEEGAEVAWSDVDVFDEGDEEEEAMKGPIRSKNELEELPPVPPVNVTLKPHHQMLPVGVVLSVVGTKIIVEGVEKHNPLNEGSILWITESRAPLGLVDEIFGPVKNPYYMVRYNTESEIPAGIQVGTSISFVQEFADHVLNNKDLYRKGYDASGANDEEVSDEAEFSDDEKEAEYKRLQKLAKRGMNDQNAGSKKNNRKRGKIKTGPWKNGQSSPHQTPPDQHHEHFSSAAPARPHGPSSSAVSQASASGHGSIPPFPGATQARGMNANGVWTDGMPSQPQQTPFPNAFPNNNMPFFPQFPHQMSMPGGVSFHQQGNAFLGPMGSPGLMGQHGFHQPAFGIGFQGQPIPGQQLHSPRPMNAFEMAQQGQLGFNQMAFAMAQQGQSGFNPNVFGVGQQGQHGFNPNAFQMAQQGQHGFNHNTFGIGSQTNPNLEQIMPQPGNPVSGDVDAPQQFSRSTSANRGKRPYGRGARRFAWGGRGRGSS; encoded by the exons ATGGTAGGGTTCACCTCTGACCCAAACCTCGATCAAGCCTCAAACCTCAAGCTTTCCAAGGACCCACCACCTGATCCCAGACCCGCCGTCGACTTGTCGTTTGTCGATTCCTTGTTGGATTTTGACTCTATTGAGAGTTGGTTTAGGGATTTTCCGAACCCAGATATGGATTGCGTGAGTGGTACTTTGAAGTCTGAAGCTGCTGAGGTTGGTAGTGGAGGCCAAAGTGTTACTGGGTCTGACCCAATTGGTTCTGTAGTGGAGAACTCTGAAGTGAGTTGTTGTATTGAGGAGGAGTTGGGGAAGGTTAGTTTGGTCGGAGACAAGGAAGAGAGTTTGGTTGTTGGTAGTGTGAACGGAGCAGTGAGTGAGGTTTTCGAGGCGAAAATCGAGGCTGTGGAGAGGAAAATGGAGAGCAAGAGTGAGAGTGAGAGTTCATCAGCAGCAGCATCGTCTTcgagtagtagtagtagtagtagtagtgaggaggaggaggaggaggaggaggaggaggaggaggaggaggagagtgaGAGTGAGGATATGGatgaggagaaggagaaggaggggAGAGGGAATGTGATGGCGGAGGCGGTGAAGGAGGGCGGTGAGAAGGGTTGTGAGCTTGAAGAAGGGGAGATAAGTGGTGCGGAGCAGGAAGGTGAGGGAAGTGGGGATGAAGGTGATGAGGAGGATGAGGAGGGCGCCGAGGTTGCTTGGAGTGATGTTGATGTTTTCGATGAGGgggatgaggaggaggaagctATGAAAGGACCCATTCGATCTAAAAATGAGCTCGAG GAACTGCCACCAGTTCCTCCAGTTAATGTCACCTTGAAACCACATCATCAAATGCTGCCTGTGGGAGTTGTTTTATCG GTTGTTGGTACCAAAATCATTGTGGAAGGGGTTGAGAAACACAACCCTCTGAACGAGGGTTCTATTCTGTGGATAACTGAAAGCAGAGCTCCGTTGGGACTGgtagatgaaatttttggaCCTGTCAAAAACCCTTACTATATGGTGAGATACAATACAGAAAGCGAAATCCCTGCTGGTATACAGGTTGGAACATCAATCTCTTTTGTTCAGGAGTTTGCAGATCATGTGCTCAATAACAAAGATCTTTACAGAAAGGGTTATGATGCATCTGGTGCAAATGATGAAGAGGTATCAGATGAAGCAGAATTTTCAGATGATGAGAAGGAGGCTGAATACAAGAGATTGCAAAAATTGGCGAAGAGGGGAATGAATGACCAGAATGCCGGCAGTAAGAAAAACAACAGAAAACGAGGTAAAATTAAGACGGGGCCCTGGAAAAATGGTCAATCTTCACCCCACCAAACACCTCCTGATCAACACCACGAGCATTTCTCTTCAGCTGCACCTGCTCGTCCACATGGTCCATCTTCTTCTGCGGTCTCGCAAGCTTCAGCTAGTGGGCATGGATCAATTCCACCATTTCCAGGTGCTACACAGGCCCGTGGTATGAATGCAAATGGAGTTTGGACAGATGGAATGCCATCTCAGCCACAACAAACACCCTTCCCCAATGCATTTCCAAATAATAATATGCCATTTTTTCCACAGTTCCCACATCAGATGTCTATGCCAGGCGGAGTTTCATTCCATCAGCAGGGAAATGCATTTTTAGGGCCCATGGGTTCACCAGGGTTGATGGGTCAACATGGCTTCCACCAACCAGCATTTGGAATAGGTTTCCAGGGACAACCTATACCGGGTCAACAGTTGCATTCCCCCAGACCCATGAATGCATTCGAAATGGCTCAACAGGGTCAACTTGGCTTCAACCAAATGGCATTTGCGATGGCTCAACAGGGTCAAAGTGGGTTCAACCCGAATGTCTTTGGGGTAGGTCAACAGGGTCAGCATGGCTTCAACCCAAATGCTTTTCAGATGGCTCAGCAGGGTCAGCATGGCTTCAACCACAATACATTTGGGATAGGCTCACAGACAAACCCAAACTTAGAACAGATCATGCCACAACCTGGGAACCCGGTTTCAGGTGATGTTGATGCTCCCCAACAATTTAGTCGAAGTACATCTGCTAATCGTGGAAAAAGACCATATGGTCGAGGGGCTCGTAGGTTTGcctggggaggaagaggaagggGTTCCAGCTGA
- the LOC126797342 gene encoding heat shock protein 90-5, chloroplastic-like: MEERENQFAVELDPEADFTSGGLKWRLETNNRHVIVRCDVVVTEKEVVDAPGEEFEYQAENGFSLYVLNLYSHKDLFLRELVSNASDALNKLRFFSVTERWLLGDVGLIVSDSMLFIYKVAEK; encoded by the exons atggaagagagagaaaaccaATTCGCGGTGGAACTTGATCCAGAAGCG GACTTCACTAGTGGTGGATTGAAATGGAGGCTTGAGACCAATAATAGACATGTCATTGTTCGATGTGATGTCGTGGTCACTGAGAAAGAGGTCGTTGATGCTCCTGGCGAGGAATTCGAGTACCAAGCCGAGAATGGTTTTTCTCTGTATGTACTAAA TCTCTACAGCCATAAGGACCTGTTCCTTAGGGAGCTGGTTAG TAATGCAAGTGATGCTTTGAACAAGTTGAGATTTTTTAGTGTGACTGAGCGTTGGCTGCTTGGAGATGTTG GTCTCATTGTTTCTGATTCAATGTTATTCATATACAAGGTTGCTGAAAAATGA
- the LOC126800359 gene encoding protein ULTRAPETALA 1, which translates to MGEVVVIFSEEELREMSGVKRGVDHIEVTCGCTSHRYGDAVGRLRVFMNGELEITCECTPGCQEGTLSPSLFEKHSGRETARKWKNNVWVIVNGKKVPLCKTVLLKYHNEASKTANGSQRSQNGRASHRDEFVCCTRCNKERRFRLRTKEECRVHHDAVADVNWKCSDLPYDKITCDDEEERASRRVYRGCSRKPTCQGCTSCVCFSCEVCRFSDCSCQTCTDFTRNAKP; encoded by the exons ATGGGGGAGGTTGTGGTCATATTTAGTGAGGAGGAGCTGAGGGAGATGAGCGGAGTGAAGAGAGGGGTGGACCATATAGAGGTCACGTGCGGCTGTACCAGTCACAGATATGGTGATGCTGTTGGGAGGCTTAGGGTTTTCATGAATGGTGAACTGGAAATCACATGTGAATGCACCCCTGGCTGTCAGGAAG GTACATTGTCTCCCTCATTATTTGAGAAGCATTCTGGAAGAGAGACAGCTAGGAAATGGAAAAATAATGTTTGGGTCATTGTTAATGGGAAGAAGGTTCCATTGTGTAAAACAGTGTTACTCAAGTACCACAATGAGGCATCAAAGACTGCAAATGGCTCCCAGAGATCCCAAAATGGAAGAGCTTCTCACCGTGATGAGTTTGTTTGTTGTACTAGATGCAACAAGGAGCGCAGGTTTCGCCTCCGGACAAAGGAAGAATGCCGGGTTCACCATGATGCTGTGGCTGATGTGAACTGGAAATGTTCTGATCTACCATATGACAA AATTACTtgtgatgatgaggaagaaagAGCAAGTCGGAGGGTTTATAGAGGCTGCAGCCGTAAACCTACATGCCAAGGCTGCACTTCTTGTGTATGCTTTAGCTGTGAAGTTTGTCGTTTCTCAGATTGCAGCTGCCAAACTTGCACTGACTTCACAAGAAATGCTAAACCTTGA
- the LOC126800353 gene encoding pentatricopeptide repeat-containing protein At1g03540 — MQLKSASSDSNPNVPTFMKLFFFLRRHCTSLTSSSNIHKPKNPPPPQSQILLLCKSGSLLDAIALLNSTNPSHITLKPLVYASLLQTSTKAVSLIHGLQLHSHVIKSGLETDRFVGNSLLSLYFKLIPNMSQTRKVFDALYFKDVISWTSMITGYVRAGNPADAVGLFWEMVSLGIEPNHFTVSAVVKACSQLGYLRLGRCLHGVVVSRGFESNQVIGTALIDMYGRNFRPGQARDVFDEMPEPGAICWTSVISALTRNDLFSEALHYFYSMQRCGGLFPDGFTFGTVLTACANLGRVRQGREMHAKVVAYGLRGNVVVESSLVDMYGKCGRVDDSRRVFDGMPVKNSVSWSALLGVYCQAGEFEAVIKNFREMEEADLYCFGTVLRACAGLAAVQHGKEVHCQYVRRCGWRDVIVESALVNLYAKCGCIDFARSVFAQMLVRNLITWNSMICGFAQNGQGEEALKVFDEMIKEGMKPDYISFIGVLFACSHAGLVDQGRKNFSLMTKNYGIKPGIEHYCCMVDLLGRAGLLEEAENLIESADCRNDSSLWAVLLGASTTSTNSATAERIAKKMIELEPDYHLSYVLLANVYRSVGRWDDAMEIAKLMQDRGVKKTPAKSWIESNSRWRSRLHVGGVNIPRKIDFNAVWGHSVKTRIDGRESTIEYQPMLEAGV; from the coding sequence ATGCAACTAAAGAGCGCCTCTTCTGATTCAAACCCGAACGTCCCCACTTTCATGaagctcttcttcttcttgaggCGCCATTGCACCTCTCTCACCTCCTCCTCAAATATCCACAAACCCAAAAACCCACCTCCCCCACAATCCCAAATCCTCCTCCTCTGCAAATCCGGCTCCCTCCTCGACGCAATTGCCCTCCTTAACTCCACAAACCCCTCTCACATCACCCTCAAACCACTCGTCTACGCCTCACTCCTCCAAACAAGCACCAAAGCCGTCTCACTCATCCATGGCCTCCAACTCCACTCCCACGTCATCAAGTCCGGCCTCGAAACCGACCGCTTCGTCGGCAACAGCCTACTATCTCTCTACTTCAAACTCATCCCCAACATGTCCCAAACCCGCAAAGTCTTCGATGCTCTGTATTTCAAAGACGTGATCTCGTGGACGTCCATGATCACAGGCTACGTTCGCGCCGGGAATCCCGCTGACGCCGTTGGATTGTTTTGGGAGATGGTGAGTCTGGGAATTGAGCCGAATCACTTCACTGTGTCCGCGGTTGTCAAGGCGTGTTCTCAGCTCGGCTACTTGAGGCTCGGTCGGTGCTTGCATGGCGTTGTCGTGAGCCGTGGGTTCGAGTCCAATCAGGTTATTGGTACCGCCTTGATTGACATGTACGGTAGAAATTTCAGGCCGGGGCAAGCTCGAGACGTGTTCGATGAAATGCCTGAGCCAGGGGCCATCTGTTGGACGTCGGTTATATCTGCGCTTACGAGGAACGATTTGTTTAGTGAAGCTTTGCATTATTTTTACTCGATGCAGAGGTGTGGTGGGTTGTTTCCGGATGGGTTTACGTTCGGGACTGTGTTGACTGCTTGTGCGAATTTGGGGAGGGTGAGGCAGGGCCGAGAAATGCACGCGAAGGTGGTCGCGTATGGGCTTAGGGGAAATGTGGTTGTGGAGAGTAGTTTGGTGGATATGTATGGGAAATGTGGGAGGGTGGATGATTCGAGAAGGGTTTTTGATGGGATGCCGGTGAAGAATTCTGTTTCGTGGTCTGCGTTGCTTGGGGTGTACTGTCAAGCTGGGGAGTTTGAGGCTGTGATTAAGAATTTTAGGGAAATGGAAGAGGCTGATCTGTATTGCTTTGGAACTGTCCTTCGTGCGTGTGCGGGTTTGGCGGCTGTGCAGCATGGGAAAGAGGTTCACTGCCAGTACGTGAGAAGGTGTGGTTGGAGAGATGTGATTGTTGAGTCGGCTCTAGTTAATCTTTATGCGAAATGTGGTTGCATAGATTTTGCGCGTAGCGTTTTCGCGCAGATGCTGGTTAGGAATTTGATTACATGGAACTCGATGATATGTGGGTTTGCTCAAAATGGGCAAGGTGAAGAAGCTCTTAAGGTATTTGATGAGATGATTAAGGAGGGAATGAAGCCCGACTATATCAGCTTTATTGGGGTTCTGTTTGCTTGTAGTCATGCGGGTCTAGTTGATCAAGGGCGAAAGAACTTTAGCTTGATGACGAAGAACTATGGGATAAAACCTGGGATTGAACATTATTGCTGCATGGTTGATCTCCTGGGCCGTGCTGGGCTACTGGAAGAAGCAGAGAACTTGATAGAGAGTGCAGATTGTAGAAATGATTCTTCCCTTTGGGCAGTTCTTCTAGGTGCTAGCACAACCAGTACGAACTCTGCTACTGCAGAGCGCATAGCCAAAAAAATGATAGAACTGGAACCTGACTACCATCTGAGTTATGTTCTACTAGCTAATGTATACAGATCAGTAGGCAGATGGGATGATGCCATGGAGATTGCCAAGCTGATGCAAGATAGAGGCGTTAAGAAGACTCCGGCTAAGAGCTGGATTGAGTCCAATAGTAGATGGCGGTCTCGTCTTCATGTCGGTGGTGTGAACATACCTAGAAAAATTGATTTTAATGCCGTTTGGGGACATTCTGTGAAAACAAGGATAGACGGAAGAGAATCAACAATCGAATATCAACCCATGTTGGAGGCTGGAGTATAG